From the Methanomicrobiales archaeon genome, one window contains:
- a CDS encoding AAA family ATPase translates to MKQIAIYGKGGIGKSTIASNLSAALNEMGQTVMQVGCDPKRDSTRILAGGRFIPAVLEEHREKLRVGKDEYAIDLDRIVYRSPGGIYLVEAGGPEPGVGCAGRGVLTALQILKDLDAFETYGIDVAIYDVLGDVVCGGFSMPIREGFAREIYLVCSGGFMSIYAANNIARAVQRLGLRGDTGLAGIVCNSNGDEALERAVIPAFAQRLGTAFVQFVPRSPVIQAGEMEGRAVVEYAPDSREAEIFRNLARAILANDTRVIPTPIAELAELETMYREHLVKK, encoded by the coding sequence ATGAAACAGATCGCGATATACGGCAAGGGGGGCATCGGCAAGAGCACGATCGCCTCGAACCTGTCGGCGGCCCTGAACGAGATGGGGCAGACGGTGATGCAGGTGGGCTGCGATCCCAAGAGAGACTCGACCCGGATCCTGGCCGGGGGGCGGTTCATCCCCGCGGTCCTGGAGGAGCACCGCGAGAAGCTGCGGGTCGGGAAGGACGAGTATGCCATCGACCTCGACCGCATCGTCTACCGATCGCCGGGCGGGATCTACCTGGTCGAGGCCGGCGGGCCGGAGCCGGGGGTCGGCTGCGCCGGACGCGGCGTGCTGACCGCGCTGCAGATCTTAAAAGACCTCGATGCATTCGAGACCTACGGAATCGACGTGGCGATCTACGACGTGCTCGGGGACGTCGTCTGCGGGGGGTTCTCGATGCCGATCCGCGAGGGGTTCGCACGGGAGATCTACCTGGTCTGCTCCGGCGGGTTCATGAGCATCTACGCCGCGAACAACATCGCCCGGGCCGTGCAGCGCCTGGGCCTGCGGGGCGATACCGGGCTCGCGGGGATCGTCTGCAACAGCAACGGCGACGAGGCGCTAGAGCGCGCCGTGATCCCGGCATTTGCACAGAGGCTGGGGACCGCGTTCGTCCAGTTCGTCCCCCGGAGTCCGGTGATCCAGGCCGGCGAGATGGAGGGGCGGGCTGTCGTGGAGTACGCTCCCGACTCCCGCGAAGCGGAGATCTTCCGGAACCTTGCACGGGCGATCCTGGCGAACGACACACGGGTGATTCCGACCCCTATAGCCGAGCTCGCCGAGCTGGAGACGATGTACCGGGAGCACCTCGTGAAGAAGTGA